One part of the Perognathus longimembris pacificus isolate PPM17 chromosome 10, ASM2315922v1, whole genome shotgun sequence genome encodes these proteins:
- the LOC125358415 gene encoding cholesteryl ester transfer protein, with protein sequence MLAVAFLSLSLLASAHACSVDMPYKAGIVCRITKPALLVLNQETPKVVQKAVQRARYPDIKGEKSVMLLGRVKYGLHNIQISHLSVSSSQVELVEAKSIHVSIQNASVIFKGTLNYGYTSAWGPGIDQSVDFEIDSSIDLQIDTQLTCDSGTVRTDAPDCHLSFHKLLLHLQGEREPGWIKRLFTNFISFTLKLVLKGQICKEVNVVSNIMADFVQERAANVLSDGDIGVDISLTRSPVITATYLESHHKGHVLYNNVSEDLPLPTFSPTLLGEGRMLYFWFSDLVLNNLAKAAFQDDRLVLSLTGAEFKALLEARGFNANQQAFLELSSHFPTSPAQVTVHCLKRPRISCESRGVVVSSSVVVTFFSPCVDGQGAEAHSFQEEVVTTIQASYSKKKLFLSLVESWVKPTTASSMAEGSSESVRSFIESMVTTVWIPEVMSRFEVVFTALINSKGLDLFDIIHPEIITGDGFLLLQMDFGFPEHLLVDFLQTLS encoded by the exons ATGCTTGCCGTTGCTTTCCTGAGCCTGAGCCTGCTGGCCAGTGCCCACGCCTGCTCTGTAGACATGCCATACAAGGCAGGCATCGTGTGCCGCATCACCAAGCCTGCCCTTCTGGTGT tgaaccaggaGACCCCCAAGGTTGTCCAGAAGGCCGTTCAGCGAGCCCGCTACCCGGACATCAAGGGCGAGAAGTCAGTGATGCTCCTGGGCCGGGTCAAGTACGGCCTGCACAA CATCCAAATCAGCCACCTGTCTGTCTCCAGCAGCCAGGTGGAGCTGGTGGAAGCCAAGTCTATCCATGTCTCCATTCAAAACGCATCTGTGATCTTCAAGGGGACCCTGAACTATGGCTACACGAGCGCCTGGGG GCCGGGCATTGATCAGTCTGTCGACTTTGAGATTGATTCCTCCATTGACCTGCAGATCGACACACAGCTGA CCTGTGACTCTGGCACAGTGAGGACCGATGCTCCTGACTGCCACCTGTCTTTCCACAAGCTGCTGCTGCATCTCCAAGGGGAGCGTGA GCCTGGATGGATCAAGAGACTATTCACAAACTTCATTTCCTTCACCCTAAAGCTGGTCCTGAAGGGACAG ATCTGCAAAGAGGTCAATGTGGTCTCCAACATCATGGCTGACTTTGTCCAGGAAAGGGCAG CCAATGTCCTCTCTGATGGAGACATTGGGGTTGACATTTCACTGACAAGATCGCCGGTCATCACAGCTACCTACCTGGAGTCCCACCACAAG GGTCATGTCCTCTACAACAACGTCTCCGaggacctccccctccccaccttctcaCCCACCCTGCTGGGGGAGGGCCGCatgctctacttctggttctccGACCTCGTCCTCAACAACCTGGCCAAGGCCGCCTTCCAGGATGACCGTCTTGTGCTCAGCCTGACAGGGGCCGAGTTCAAG gCTTTACTAGAGGCCAGAGGCTTCAACGCCAACCAGCAAGCCTTTCTAGAG CTTTCCAGCCACTTCCCAACTAGCCCTGCCCAAGTCACCGTGCACTGCCTGAAGAGGCCCAGGATCTCCTGTGAGAGCCGTGGTGTCGTGGTCAGCTCTTCTGTGGTAGTGACCTTCTTCTCCCCATGCGTGGACGGACAAGGGGCTGAGGCTCATTCTTTCCAAGAG GAGGTCGTCACCACCATCCAGGCCTCCTATTCCAAGAAAAAACTCTTTTTAAGCCTCGTGGAGTCCTG GGTTAAACCAACCACTGCTTCCAGCATGGCTGAG GGCAGCTCTGAGTCTGTGCGGAGCTTCATAGAGTCGATGGTCACTACAGTGTGGATCCCTGAGGTCATGTCTC GGTTTGAGGTGGTCTTTACAGCTCTTATAAACAGCAAAGGCCTGGATCTTTTTGACATCATCCACCCTGAGATCATCACCGGGGAT GGCTTTCTGCTGCTGCAGATGGACTTTGGCTTCCCGGAGCACCTGCTGGTGGACTTCCTGCAGACCTTGAGCTAA